One region of Brassica napus cultivar Da-Ae chromosome A10, Da-Ae, whole genome shotgun sequence genomic DNA includes:
- the LOC106372353 gene encoding calcium-dependent protein kinase 17, which produces MGNCCSNGRDSGDNGDTRGITASNAGPTAEASVPQSKHAPPSPPPATKQGPIGPVLGRPMEDVKSSYSLGKELGRGQFGVTHLCTQKATGQQFACKTIAKRKLVNKEDIEDVRREVQIMHHLTGQPNIVELKGAYEDKHSVHLVMELCAGGELFDRIIAKGHYSERAAASLLRTIVQIVHTCHSMGVIHRDLKPENFLLLSKDEKAPLKATDFGLSVFYKPGEVFKDIVGSAYYIAPEVLKRKYGPEADIWSIGVMLYILLCGVPPFWAESENGIFNAILKSHVDFSSDPWPSISPQAKDLVKKMLNSDPKQRLTAAQVLNHPWIKEDGEAPDVPLDNAVMSRLKQFKAMNNFKKVALRVIAGCLSEEEIMGLKEMFKGMDTDNSGTITLEELRQGLAKQGTRLSEYEVQQLMEAADADGNGTIDYGEFIAATMHINRLDREEHLYSAFQHFDKDNSGYITMEELEQALREFGMNDGRDIKEIISEVDGDNDGRINYDEFVAMMRKGNPDPIPKKRRDLSFK; this is translated from the exons ATGGGAAACTGCTGCTCTAACGGACGTGACTCAGGCGACAACGGAGACACGCGCGGCATAACCGCTTCAAACGCTGGTCCAACTGCCGAAGCCTCCGTACCACAATCCAAACACGCccctccttctcctcctcccGCAACAAAACAAGGCCCCATAGGACCCGTCTTAGGCCGTCCCATGGAAGATGTAAAATCCTCATACTCTCTAGGCAAAGAGCTAGGGAGAGGACAGTTCGGCGTCACGCACCTCTGCACGCAGAAGGCGACAGGTCAGCAGTTCGCTTGCAAGACCATTGCCAAAAGGAAGCTTGTGAACAAAGAAGACATTGAGGATGTAAGAAGGGAAGTGCAGATAATGCATCACCTTACTGGTCAGCCGAACATTGTGGAGCTTAAAGGAGCTTATGAGGATAAACACTCTGTGCATTTGGTCATGGAGCTTTGCGCTGGTGGAGAGCTGTTCGATAGGATTATTGCTAAAGGGCATTACTCGGAGAGAGCTGCTGCTTCCTTGTTGAGAACCATTGTTCAGATTGTGCATACTTGTCATTCCATGGGGGTTATTCACAGGGATTTGAAGCCTGAGAACTTTTTGTTGCTCAGCAAAGACGAGAAGGCTCCTCTCAAGGCCACTGACTTTGGGCTGTCTGTATTCTACAAGCCGGGAGAGGTGTTTAAGGATATAGTGGGTAGTGCTTATTACATTGCGCCTGAGGTTTTGAAAAGGAAGTATGGACCTGAAGCTGATATTTGGAGTATTGGTGTCATGTTGTATATCCTCTTATGTGGTGTCCCTCCCTTCTGGGCTG AATCGGAGAATGGGATATTCAACGCCATCTTAAAGAGCCATGTTGATTTCTCAAGTGATCCATGGCCATCAATCTCACCTCAGGCGAAGGATCTTGTTAAGAAGATGCTCAACTCTGATCCTAAGCAAAGACTAACTGCTGCTCAAGTTCTCA ACCATCCATGGATCAAGGAGGATGGAGAAGCACCAGATGTTCCTCTTGACAATGCGGTGATGTCCAGGCTCAAGCAATTCAAAGCAATGAACAATTTCAAGAAAGTTGCATTACGGGTGATAGCGGGTTGCTTATCAGAGGAAGAGATCATGGGGTTGAAGGAGATGTTTAAAGGTATGGACACAGACAACAGTGGAACAATTACACTCGAGGAGCTAAGACAGGGACTCGCTAAGCAAGGTACAAGGTTGTCAGAATACGAAGTCCAACAATTAATGGAAGCT GCCGATGCTGATGGTAATGGAACAATAGACTATGGTGAGTTTATCGCCGCCACAATGCATATCAACAGACTTGACAGAGAAGAACATCTCTACTCAGCCTTCCAACACTTTGACAAAGACAATAGCGG ATATATCACTATGGAAGAGCTGGAACAAGCCCTACGAGAGTTTGGCATGAACGATGGCAGAGACATTAAAGAGATAATTTCAGAGGTCGATGGAGACAAT GATGGTCGGATAAACTACGACGAGTTCGTGGCAATgatgagaaaaggaaacccgGATCCTATCCCAAAGAAGCGGCGTGACCTCTCATTTAAATGA
- the LOC106370629 gene encoding CLAVATA3/ESR (CLE)-related protein 22-like: MGSYYYRRKSRKHITTVAFIILLLLFLFLYAKASSSSSLDIPHHSTHASLKKPRVLDPKLHDRSSRDASRGSKYTSEGGGIYFEDNKRRVFTGPNPLHNR; encoded by the coding sequence ATGGGAAGTTACTACTACAGAAGAAAATCTCGGAAACACATCACTACCGTTGCCTTCATcatccttcttcttttgtttctgtttctttaCGCTAAAGCTTCATCGTCGTCCTCTCTTGATATTCCTCACCACTCAACTCATGCAAGCTTGAAAAAACCTCGAGTTTTGGATCCTAAGCTTCATGATCGCAGTTCCAGAGATGCGTCAAGAGGATCGAAATATACTAGTGAAGGTGGTGGAATTTATTTTGAAGATAACAAGAGAAGGGTCTTCACAGGTCCAAATCCTTTGCACAATAGATAA
- the LOC106372357 gene encoding mediator of RNA polymerase II transcription subunit 19a-like gives MEPERTKFGGPKELCGAVDLLSQYKLSQHHEFFCKKSLSASLSDSHYLHNVVGDTEIRKGEGMQLDQLVQNMSQSRETNSTRIQPFEMDELMEAFQLSDTTPVELPLEEKGAPTIPPKSKSESKDKDRKHKKHKDRGKDKDREHKKHKHRHRDRSKDKDKDRDRKKDKNGHHDSGEHSKKHHDKKRKHDGDEDLNDIHRHKKNKHKSSKLDEMGAIRVGG, from the exons ATGGAACCTGAACGTACAAAATTTGGAG GTCCTAAAGAGCTGTGTGGTGCCGTGGATCTTCTATCCCAATACAAACTATCGCAGCATCATGAATTCTTTTGCAAAAAGTCACTTTCCGCGTCTCTATCCGATTCCCACTATCTTCATAACGTGGTGGGGGACACAGAGATCAGAAAGGGAGAAGGAATGCAATTAGATCAGCTTGTTCAGAACATGTCACAGAGCCGGGAGACTAATAGTACCCGCATCCAACCTTTTGAGATGGATGAGCTTATGGAGGCTTTCCAACTCAGTGATACGACTCCTGTTGAATTGCCTCTT gaAGAGAAGGGAGCGCCTACAATACCACCCAAGTCAAAAAGTGAGTCGAAAGATAAGGACAGGAAGCATAAGAAACACAAGGACAGGGGTAAGGACAAAGATAGAGAGCATAAGAAGCACAAGCACAGGCATAGAGACAGAAGTAAAGATAAAGACAAGGATCGAGACAGAAAAAAGGATAAAAATGGCCACCATGATTCGGGTGAACACTCTAAGAAACATCATGATAAG AAAAGGAAACATGATGGGGATGAAGATCTAAATGACATtcataggcacaagaaaaaCAAG CATAAGAGCTCAAAGCTGGATGAGATGGGTGCAATAAGGGTTGGTGGCTAG
- the LOC106372356 gene encoding geranylgeranyl transferase type-2 subunit beta 1 isoform X2, which yields MSSSSSSSQMGQLVADKHVRYILMSEKKESFESVVMDHLRMNGAYWGLTTLDLLDKLGSVSVDEVVSWLMTCQHESGGFAGNTGHDPHVLYTLSAVQILALFDKLDILDVGKVSSYVAGLQNEDGSFSGDMWGEVDTRFSYIAICCLSILKCLDKINVVKAVDYIVSCKNLDGGFGCTPGAESHAGQIFCCVGALAITGSLHHVDKDLLGWWLCERQVKSGGLNGRPEKLPDVCYSWWVLSSLIMIDRVHWIDKAKLVKFILDCQDLENGGISDRPDDAVDIFHTYFGVAGLSLLEYPGVKAIDPAYALPVDVINRILLTK from the exons ATgagctcttcctcttcttcctcccaG ATGGGTCAGCTTGTAGCTGACAAGCATGTACGTTACATTCTCATGTCAGAAAAG AAAGAGAGTTTTGAGTCGGTGGTGATGGATCATCTAAGAATGAATGGTGCGTACTGGGGACTCACCACTCTTGACTTACTCGACAAGCTGGGATCTGTTTCCGTAGACGAAGTCGTTTCATGGCTCATGACCTGCCAGCACGAATCTG GTGGCTTTGCTGGAAATACTGGACATGATCCACATGTTTTATATACACTGAGTGCTGTTCAAATCTTGGCCCTCTTTGACAAACTAGACATTCTTGACGTTGGAAAAGTATCAAGCT ATGTTGCTGGTCTGCAGAATGAAGATGGATCCTTCTCTGGAGATATGTGGGGAGAAGTAGATACGAG GTTTTCTTACATTGCTATTTGCTGTCTCTCAATATTGAAATGTCTTGACAAAATCAATGTTGTGAAGGCAGTTGATTACATTGTTAGCTGCAAAAACCTTGATGGTGGTTTTGGGTGCACACCTGGAGCAGAATCACATGCAGGACAGA TTTTCTGTTGCGTGGGTGCTCTTGCTATCACCGGGAGCCTCCATCATGTTGATAAGGACTTACTTGGTTGGTGGTTATGTGAAAGACAAGTCAAGTCAGGGGGTTTAAATGGTCGACCCGAGAAGCTTCCTGAT GTTTGCTATTCGTGGTGGGTCCTATCGAGCCTAATCATGATAGATAGAGTTCACTGGATCGACAAAGCAAAGCTTGTCAAGTTCATCTTGGATTGTCAG GATTTGGAGAACGGAGGCATCTCCGACAGACCCGACGATGCTGTTGATATCTTCCACACCTACTTTGGAGTTGCAG GGCTTTCCCTACTTGAGTATCCTGGAGTGAAAGCAATTGATCCAGCCTACGCTTTGCCTGTTGATGTCATCAATCGAATTCTCCTAACCAAATGA
- the LOC106372355 gene encoding dihydropyrimidinase-like, protein MALRPMEDAIFFFISLLLLLPSPSVSDSATQFCSAERGSGVESCGIPSYSSSSTRILIKGGTVVNAHHQQLADVYVEDGIIVAVQPNIKVGDEVTVLDATGKFVMPGGIDPHTHLAMEFMGTETIDDFFSGQAAALAGGTTMHIDFVIPVNGNLVAGFEAYENKSRNACMDYGFHMAITKWDEGVSKDMEIMVKEKGINSFKFFLAYKGSLMVTDDLLLEGLKRCKSLGALAMVHAENGDAVFEGQKRMIELGITGPEGHALSRPPVLEGEATSRAIRLARFVNTPLYVVHVMSVDAMDEIAKARKAGQKVIGEPVVSGLILDDHWLWDPDFKIASKYVMSPPIRSVGHGKSLQEALSTGILQLVGTDHCTFNSTQKALGLDDFRKIPNGVNGLEERMHLTWDTMVGSGQISATDFVRITSTECAKIFNIYPRKGAILPGSDADIIILNPNSSYEISSKSHHSRSDTNVYEGRRGQGKVEVTIAGGRIVWENDELKVVPGSGKYVEMPHFSYLFDGIEKSDANYLSSLRAPVKRVRSEATT, encoded by the exons ATGGCGCTAAGACCTATGGAAGAtgctatcttcttcttcatctctctacTTCTTCTGCTTCCGTCTCCGTCCGTCTCAGATTCGGCCACTCAG ttttgtAGTGCAGAGAGAGGGTCTGGTGTGGAATCTTGTGGGATTCCATCTTATTCTTCTTCATCGACAAGGATTTTGATCAAAGGAGGTACAGTTGTGAATGCACACCATCAACAACTTGCTGATGTCTATGTGGAAGATGGTATTATTGTCGCCGTGCAGCCAAACATTAAG GTTGGGGACGAAGTTACTGTACTCGATGCTACTGGGAAGTTTGTTATGCCAG GAGGAATTGACCCTCACACGCACCTCGCCATGGAGTTTATGGGTACAGAGACTATTGATGATTTCTTCAGTGGCCAAGCAGCCGCCTTAGCTGGTGGAACAACTATGCATATAGACTTTGTTATACCTGTTAATGGGAATCTGGTGGCTGGTTTTGAAGCCTATGAAAACAAATCCAGAAACGCCTGCATGGATTACGGTTTTCATATGGCCATCACCAAGTGGGATGAAGGTGTTTCCAAGGACATGGAGATAATGGTCAAGGAAAAGG GTATCAACTCTTTCAAATTCTTCCTAGCGTATAAAGGATCGCTCATGGTCACTGATGACCTCCTCCTCGAAGGTCTTAAAAGATGTAAATCACTCGGTGCTTTGGCGATGGTTCATGCTGAAAATGGAGATGCGGTTTTCGAAGGCCAGAAAAGAATGATTGAACTGGGCATTACTGGTCCAGAGGGTCATGCTCTCTCAAGGCCTCCTGTG CTTGAGGGAGAAGCCACTTCACGAGCAATTCGTTTGGCTCGCTTTGTTAACACGCCTCTCTATGTTGTTCATGTGATGAGTGTTGACGCAATGGATGAGATTGCTAAAGCTCGAAAAGCAg GGCAGAAGGTTATTGGAGAGCCTGTTGTGTCTGGATTAATCCTCGATGATCATTGGCTTTGGGACCCTGACTTCAAAATTGCATCCAA GTATGTCATGAGTCCACCAATTAGATCAGTAGGCCATGGGAAATCCCTACAAGAGGCCCTTTCAACAGGAATCCTTCAG CTTGTAGGAACTGATCACTGCACTTTCAATTCTACACAAAAAGCTTTGGGACTTGATGATTTCCGCAAAATACCTAATGGTGTTAATG GCCTTGAAGAACGGATGCACCTGACATGGGACACGATGGTG GGGTCTGGCCAAATCTCTGCTACTGATTTTGTTAGAATAACCAGCACAGAGTG TGCCAAAATTTTCAACATATATCCACGGAAAGGAGCTATCCTTCCTGGCTCGGATGCAGACATTATCATACTGAATCCAAACTCAAGCTACGAGATTAGCTCAAAGTCTCATCACTCAAGATCCGACACTAATGTCTATGAGGGCAGAAGAGGACAG GGAAAAGTTGAAGTGACAATAGCGGGAGGACGAATCGTATGGGAAAATGATGAGCTTAAAGTAGTTCCAGGGAGTGGCAAGTATGTAGAGATGCCTCATTTCAGCTACCTTTTCGATGGGATTGAGAAATCTGATGCTAACTATCTGTCTTCCCTTCGAGCTCCAGTTAAGCGTGTCAGGTCTGAAGCTACTACTTAA
- the LOC106372354 gene encoding splicing factor 3B subunit 6-like protein yields MTTVSLRKQNTRLPPEVNRVLYVRNLPFNITSEEMYDIFGKYGAIRQIRIGCNKDTKGTAFVVYEDIYDAKQAVDHLSGFNVANRYLIVLYYQHAKMSKKFDQKKNEEEVAKLQEKYGVSTKDK; encoded by the coding sequence ATGACGACGGTCAGTCTCCGCAAGCAAAACACGAGGCTCCCACCGGAAGTAAACCGCGTGCTCTACGTCCGGAACCTCCCCTTCAACATAACGAGCGAGGAGATGTACGACATCTTCGGCAAGTACGGCGCGATTCGCCAGATACGAATCGGATGCAACAAGGACACGAAAGGCACGGCCTTCGTCGTCTACGAGGACATCTACGACGCGAAACAAGCCGTGGACCATCTCTCCGGGTTCAACGTCGCGAACCGGTACCTGATCGTGCTCTACTACCAGCACGCGAAGATGAGCAAGAAGTTTGATCAGAAGAAGAACGAAGAGGAGGTTGCCAAGTTGCAGGAGAAGTATGGTGTCTCCACCAAAGATAAGTAA
- the LOC106372356 gene encoding geranylgeranyl transferase type-2 subunit beta 1 isoform X1 codes for MSSSSSSSQMGQLVADKHVRYILMSEKKKESFESVVMDHLRMNGAYWGLTTLDLLDKLGSVSVDEVVSWLMTCQHESGGFAGNTGHDPHVLYTLSAVQILALFDKLDILDVGKVSSYVAGLQNEDGSFSGDMWGEVDTRFSYIAICCLSILKCLDKINVVKAVDYIVSCKNLDGGFGCTPGAESHAGQIFCCVGALAITGSLHHVDKDLLGWWLCERQVKSGGLNGRPEKLPDVCYSWWVLSSLIMIDRVHWIDKAKLVKFILDCQDLENGGISDRPDDAVDIFHTYFGVAGLSLLEYPGVKAIDPAYALPVDVINRILLTK; via the exons ATgagctcttcctcttcttcctcccaG ATGGGTCAGCTTGTAGCTGACAAGCATGTACGTTACATTCTCATGTCAGAAAAG AAGAAAGAGAGTTTTGAGTCGGTGGTGATGGATCATCTAAGAATGAATGGTGCGTACTGGGGACTCACCACTCTTGACTTACTCGACAAGCTGGGATCTGTTTCCGTAGACGAAGTCGTTTCATGGCTCATGACCTGCCAGCACGAATCTG GTGGCTTTGCTGGAAATACTGGACATGATCCACATGTTTTATATACACTGAGTGCTGTTCAAATCTTGGCCCTCTTTGACAAACTAGACATTCTTGACGTTGGAAAAGTATCAAGCT ATGTTGCTGGTCTGCAGAATGAAGATGGATCCTTCTCTGGAGATATGTGGGGAGAAGTAGATACGAG GTTTTCTTACATTGCTATTTGCTGTCTCTCAATATTGAAATGTCTTGACAAAATCAATGTTGTGAAGGCAGTTGATTACATTGTTAGCTGCAAAAACCTTGATGGTGGTTTTGGGTGCACACCTGGAGCAGAATCACATGCAGGACAGA TTTTCTGTTGCGTGGGTGCTCTTGCTATCACCGGGAGCCTCCATCATGTTGATAAGGACTTACTTGGTTGGTGGTTATGTGAAAGACAAGTCAAGTCAGGGGGTTTAAATGGTCGACCCGAGAAGCTTCCTGAT GTTTGCTATTCGTGGTGGGTCCTATCGAGCCTAATCATGATAGATAGAGTTCACTGGATCGACAAAGCAAAGCTTGTCAAGTTCATCTTGGATTGTCAG GATTTGGAGAACGGAGGCATCTCCGACAGACCCGACGATGCTGTTGATATCTTCCACACCTACTTTGGAGTTGCAG GGCTTTCCCTACTTGAGTATCCTGGAGTGAAAGCAATTGATCCAGCCTACGCTTTGCCTGTTGATGTCATCAATCGAATTCTCCTAACCAAATGA